The following coding sequences lie in one Halogeometricum rufum genomic window:
- a CDS encoding ArsR/SmtB family transcription factor — METDTTRLRRLVADEAGECCEDEVADRLARLEALSEGIPDTVDRDVEILKTLGSETRYRIVRLLAAAEEELCVCEITPVFEVSDSAVSHALSDLTDAGLLSRRKEGTWRYYGTTDRADRLLAALDATRGADE; from the coding sequence ATGGAGACAGACACGACCAGACTTCGGCGTCTCGTCGCCGACGAGGCGGGCGAGTGCTGTGAGGACGAGGTGGCGGACCGACTCGCGCGTCTGGAGGCCCTCAGCGAGGGGATTCCGGACACCGTCGACCGCGACGTGGAGATACTGAAGACGCTCGGGAGCGAGACGCGCTACCGAATCGTCCGGCTCCTCGCCGCCGCGGAGGAGGAACTCTGCGTCTGTGAGATCACGCCGGTGTTCGAGGTGAGCGACAGCGCCGTCAGTCACGCGCTCTCGGACCTCACGGACGCGGGTCTGCTCTCGCGTCGGAAGGAGGGGACGTGGCGTTACTACGGCACCACCGACCGGGCCGACCGACTGCTCGCCGCACTGGACGCCACGCGAGGTGCGGACGAATGA
- the arsM gene encoding arsenite methyltransferase, which produces MSDSPTDETGRIDPDEQRRAVRNRYARIATDSDSASSTAESNSDGDCCDDGDGCCDADADATDSTELGYTDEDVAAVAAGADLGLGCGNPTAIASLGEGETVLDLGSGAGFDCFLAAQEVGEDGRVLGVDMTPAMVEKARDNVRENDAENVEFRLGEIEHLPVADETVDVVISNCVVNLSPDKPQVFREAFRALRPGGRLAISDVVMTAPVPESVRSDPESVAACVAGASTVDELEAMLSDAGFVDVAIAPKEESAEFISEWDDSLDLSDYIVSATIEGRKPDADA; this is translated from the coding sequence ATGAGCGACTCACCGACCGACGAGACCGGACGTATCGACCCCGACGAACAGCGACGCGCCGTCCGGAACCGGTACGCCCGCATCGCGACCGACTCGGACTCGGCGTCGAGCACCGCCGAGTCGAACTCGGACGGCGACTGCTGCGACGACGGCGACGGCTGCTGTGACGCCGACGCCGACGCGACCGACTCGACGGAACTCGGCTACACCGACGAGGACGTCGCCGCCGTCGCCGCGGGCGCGGACCTCGGCCTCGGGTGCGGCAACCCGACGGCCATCGCCTCGCTCGGCGAGGGCGAGACGGTCCTCGACCTGGGGTCGGGCGCGGGCTTCGACTGCTTCCTCGCCGCACAGGAGGTCGGCGAGGACGGCCGCGTCCTCGGCGTGGACATGACGCCGGCGATGGTCGAGAAGGCGCGCGACAACGTCCGGGAGAACGACGCGGAGAACGTCGAGTTCCGCCTCGGCGAGATAGAGCACCTCCCCGTCGCGGACGAGACGGTGGACGTGGTCATCTCCAACTGCGTCGTCAACCTCTCGCCGGACAAACCGCAGGTGTTCCGCGAGGCGTTCCGCGCCCTCCGGCCGGGCGGCCGACTCGCCATCTCCGACGTGGTGATGACGGCGCCCGTGCCCGAGTCGGTCCGCTCGGACCCCGAGTCCGTCGCCGCCTGCGTCGCCGGCGCCTCCACCGTGGACGAACTCGAAGCGATGCTGTCCGACGCGGGGTTCGTCGACGTGGCCATCGCGCCGAAAGAGGAGAGCGCCGAGTTCATCAGCGAGTGGGACGACTCGCTCGACCTGAGCGACTACATCGTCTCCGCGACCATCGAGGGCCGAAAGCCCGACGCCGACGCGTAG
- a CDS encoding 23S rRNA (uridine(2552)-2'-O)-methyltransferase, producing MTRKDHYYNKAKQEGYRTRSAYKLKQLDEDAGLFGPGNTVVDLGAAPGGWLQVASEAVGDHGKVVGVDLQRIRDLDLDNVETVRGDMTDEETKASLRDRIGAEGADVVISDMAPNMTGEYSLDHARSIHLARQAFEVALDLLPAGGDFAVKVFDGQDLADFRADVEEEFQYVRSIRPDASRNESSEQYLVGKHRITAPVATGDELDVVIDDVGSEGDGIAKVDGYTLFVPGTEAGDEVHVRVTDLKPNFGFAELVEP from the coding sequence ATGACCAGAAAAGACCACTACTACAACAAGGCCAAACAGGAGGGCTACCGGACCCGGTCGGCGTACAAGCTCAAGCAGTTGGACGAGGACGCCGGTCTGTTCGGGCCCGGCAACACCGTCGTTGACCTCGGCGCCGCCCCCGGCGGGTGGTTGCAGGTCGCCTCGGAGGCAGTGGGCGACCACGGCAAAGTCGTCGGCGTCGACCTCCAGCGCATCCGCGACCTGGACCTCGACAACGTCGAGACGGTCCGCGGCGACATGACCGACGAGGAGACGAAGGCGAGCCTGCGCGACCGAATCGGGGCCGAGGGAGCGGACGTCGTCATCTCCGACATGGCGCCGAACATGACCGGCGAGTACTCGCTCGACCACGCCCGGTCCATCCACCTCGCCCGGCAGGCGTTCGAAGTCGCCCTGGACCTCCTCCCCGCGGGCGGCGACTTCGCCGTGAAGGTGTTCGACGGGCAGGACCTCGCAGACTTCCGGGCCGACGTGGAGGAGGAGTTCCAGTACGTCCGCTCCATCCGACCCGACGCCTCGCGGAACGAATCCTCCGAGCAGTATCTGGTCGGCAAACACCGCATCACCGCGCCCGTCGCCACCGGTGACGAACTCGACGTGGTCATCGACGACGTGGGGAGCGAGGGCGACGGCATCGCCAAGGTGGACGGCTACACGCTGTTCGTCCCCGGGACCGAGGCGGGCGACGAGGTTCACGTGCGCGTCACCGACCTCAAGCCGAACTTCGGCTTCGCCGAACTGGTCGAACCGTAG
- a CDS encoding queuosine precursor transporter — protein MSETRVGTGQVAILALFVTALTTAQLTASKLLAIPVPDALGSLPVVGATVLMPGAALAYALTFFASDCYSELYGRRAATVMVNVGFAMNFVLLALVWGTIFMPAANPEFAGQFRTVLASGTNVVAGSLLAYVVSQNWDVLAFHRIREMTGGDHLWLRNVASTATSQAIDTVIFVTVAFYVAPRLLGIGEAFPPSVVLSLVVGQYLLKLLIAVVDTPFVYAVVAALGGGRGRDERDPWALE, from the coding sequence ATGAGTGAGACCCGAGTGGGAACGGGACAGGTGGCCATCCTCGCGCTGTTCGTCACCGCGCTGACGACGGCGCAACTCACCGCCTCGAAACTGCTCGCCATCCCGGTACCCGACGCCCTCGGAAGCCTCCCCGTCGTCGGCGCGACGGTTCTGATGCCCGGGGCGGCGCTGGCGTACGCGCTCACGTTCTTCGCCTCGGACTGTTACTCGGAACTGTACGGCCGGCGCGCCGCGACGGTGATGGTCAACGTGGGCTTCGCGATGAACTTCGTCCTCCTCGCCCTCGTCTGGGGGACCATCTTCATGCCCGCCGCGAACCCCGAGTTCGCCGGGCAGTTCCGCACCGTCCTCGCCTCCGGGACGAACGTCGTCGCCGGCAGCCTCCTCGCCTACGTCGTGAGCCAGAACTGGGACGTACTCGCATTTCACCGCATCCGCGAGATGACCGGCGGCGACCACCTGTGGCTCCGCAACGTCGCCTCGACGGCGACGAGTCAGGCGATAGATACGGTCATCTTCGTCACCGTCGCGTTCTACGTCGCTCCGCGACTCCTCGGCATCGGCGAGGCGTTCCCGCCGAGCGTCGTCCTCTCACTCGTCGTCGGGCAGTACCTCCTGAAACTGCTCATCGCGGTGGTCGACACGCCGTTCGTGTACGCCGTCGTCGCCGCCCTCGGCGGCGGCCGCGGCCGCGACGAACGTGACCCGTGGGCGCTGGAGTGA
- a CDS encoding DNA polymerase sliding clamp, with protein MFKAIVSASTLRDALDSVSVLVDECKIRLNEDDLSIRAVDPANVGMVDLTLDAAAFESYEADGGVIGVNLSKLEDFVGMANSDQLVELELDEETRKLNIRIDGLSSTLALIDPDSIRQEPDIPDLDLPAEIVLEGAQLDRGIKAADMVSDHVRLRVDDAEEAFHIQAQGDTDDVDFQLDAADLIDLTSGTADSLFSLDYLKDMNKAIPKDAEVTVELGEEFPVKLHYRLAEGQGNVTYMLAPRIQSE; from the coding sequence ATGTTCAAGGCCATCGTGAGCGCCTCCACGCTCCGGGACGCGCTGGATTCGGTGAGCGTACTCGTCGACGAGTGCAAGATTCGACTGAACGAGGACGACCTCTCGATTCGAGCGGTCGACCCCGCCAACGTCGGGATGGTCGACCTGACCCTCGACGCGGCGGCGTTCGAGTCCTACGAGGCCGACGGCGGCGTCATCGGCGTCAATCTCTCGAAACTCGAGGACTTCGTCGGCATGGCGAACTCCGACCAACTCGTCGAACTCGAACTCGACGAGGAGACGCGGAAACTCAACATCCGCATCGACGGCCTCTCCTCGACGCTCGCGCTCATCGACCCCGACTCCATCCGGCAGGAACCCGACATCCCGGACCTCGACCTCCCCGCCGAAATCGTCCTCGAGGGCGCGCAACTGGACCGCGGTATCAAGGCCGCGGACATGGTCTCCGACCACGTCCGCCTCCGCGTGGACGACGCCGAGGAGGCGTTCCACATCCAGGCGCAGGGCGACACCGACGACGTGGACTTCCAACTCGACGCCGCGGACCTCATCGACCTCACCTCGGGGACGGCCGACTCGCTGTTCTCGCTGGACTACCTGAAGGACATGAACAAGGCCATCCCGAAGGACGCCGAGGTCACCGTCGAACTCGGCGAGGAGTTCCCCGTCAAGCTTCACTACCGCCTCGCCGAGGGGCAGGGGAACGTCACCTACATGCTCGCGCCGCGCATCCAGAGCGAGTAA
- a CDS encoding low molecular weight phosphatase family protein, producing MSDADDRAAGSDSVRVAFVCVQNAGRSQMSTAFAERERERRGLSERVEILTGGTHPADHVHDVVVRIMGEEGFDLSDRVPREVSTTELEACDYVATMGCSTLELDTAAGVDVRDWALDDPDGADDERAREIRDEIEANVVELFDEVEERLS from the coding sequence ATGAGCGACGCCGACGACCGGGCCGCGGGGTCAGATTCGGTCCGCGTCGCGTTCGTCTGCGTCCAGAACGCCGGGCGCAGCCAGATGTCGACCGCGTTCGCCGAACGCGAGCGCGAACGCCGCGGACTCTCCGAGCGGGTGGAGATACTGACCGGCGGCACCCACCCCGCCGACCACGTCCACGACGTGGTCGTCCGCATCATGGGCGAGGAGGGGTTCGACCTCTCGGACCGGGTGCCGCGGGAGGTGTCGACGACCGAGTTGGAGGCCTGCGACTACGTGGCGACGATGGGCTGTTCGACGCTCGAACTCGACACCGCCGCCGGCGTCGACGTGCGCGACTGGGCGCTGGACGACCCCGACGGGGCCGACGACGAACGAGCGCGCGAGATTCGGGACGAAATCGAGGCGAACGTCGTCGAACTGTTCGACGAAGTCGAGGAGCGACTGTCATGA
- a CDS encoding ribbon-helix-helix domain-containing protein: MSKISVEIPDELLADLDEHVGDDKKFVNRSDAVRASIRKTLDLLDEIDNRHDRLDDE, from the coding sequence ATGTCCAAGATTAGCGTCGAGATTCCCGACGAGTTACTCGCGGACCTCGACGAACACGTCGGCGACGACAAGAAGTTCGTCAACCGGAGCGACGCGGTTCGCGCCTCCATCCGGAAGACGCTGGACCTCCTCGACGAGATAGACAACCGGCACGACAGACTCGACGATGAGTGA